The Branchiostoma lanceolatum isolate klBraLanc5 chromosome 7, klBraLanc5.hap2, whole genome shotgun sequence nucleotide sequence ttcattcagacaacacggacgtggaaagtggcacaaaactatgggaattttcatgaattttagcaaaattacccaggaaaataaggaagaaatgttgtaaatgcggaaaccagaataatacagatcaggtagctgttgatttgtttgacatttggtagtcaatttagatagaaccttagctgttttgaacttctatttcacttaattaccatagtgctgatgaatcaatggtgctttttcaaattttatgttttattgcgtgccatgtacataattacattgatagcttttataatgagtctattgtacattttacaaataagtacaagttgtaggccaagaccagctttttcaaaagcacttaagttaagtgacgtaacttcaaaattgctttccccaatctgcctttctctattaaaacagtactcatttcccaaaattacaattttttttatagtctgaacagcccttgagtgactttctctggcagattttacttcaagtaaagggaaaatacaattcacactcataaacgtagccgaaacgccagctttttttaaaagctcttgttttagttgggtgcaccagtgcacctatttccaacaatgaatttcgagccctagatacagtaaaaacataatatattATAATAATTTATAACACTATAGAGCTATGTACAGTATGCTTTCCACAATACACAGATTTCTTATTACTGAATCTTTTATTTTACTACGTTCATGTATTTATTGCATAAATAGTTAACACCTCAAACATAGATGACATGACTTTTCAACAGAGAAAAGAATTCACCTCTAATTCACCTCAGTCCTAATATTGATAGAGGATCATAGAGGTAAAAATCGTAAGCAACAACAGCGATCGCTCgtatagaccgatcccaaagccacgcccctcttctatttcgaacacctccgtcaaaaacagggcttgacggacaaaaatggctGCCGCGGCCAGGTGGAAAATAATGTCGGCTGACTTTCGTTAAGTTCTTGGACTCTAAAACACTTTCAAAGCGAGTCAAAGAAAACTGGGCTGCATTCTTTGTTGAAGTCTGTATCCATcgagtagagttgtttgaggagggggtacACGTAATTGCAGTGAGAGCCtactgttttcggtcaatgctgAAGCGGTAGGTGTCGCACatcattaccttgttggtgggAATCAGCTTTCGGTTTTTGACAAACAGCCGATGCATGTGTAAAACaaggtacgtatatctgtgacagggttcccactgttcTGACTGCATGCAAAATTGATGCATGATCTTCAGTAAATAAGAATTTAAATGCGTTtattttacttccctgttcaccgGTAAATTAATCACTATCACACACCAGTACGGAAGAGGCGAAACTATACGCTAGCAGGCGCTGTAGGAGGCCGGATTCTGTAGTAGCTGCCAATGTGGTACAAGCTCCCTCCTATTGAGTGTCCGAGCAAGTGTCCTCTTCCATTCGTGTGTGTCCTGAGCATACATACAACCattacagtgaaaaacctgtctCAGATATACGTAATCTACTTTACACGAGCCATGtctgtcctactagcgctgtttttgacggaggtgttcgaataagctagttcggagttgctactacgcatgtgcagtgtaaaaggtgaaggcccccgcgacgaaaacagtgctcgtctcgacattgtctagatttgcataacaacgcccagacgggtcttgtttacgtcgcaggggccttcacctttgacactgcacatgcgtagtagcaactccgaactagcttatacgtCTGCTACattgggctgttccaaaaattaactgaaagggggggggggtgcgatGAACGAGGCTGGATTGAAAGGGAGATAGGGTTAAAGCATCTGGATTAGAAACCATGGAGGATTCGGACACTTTTAGATTACGAACTACGGGGGGTTGAGCAATTTCTCGTCGTAAACTAGAATCATGATCAGTTGAGCAATTTTGGATTACGAACTAGGAAGGGTTTGCCCAATTTCTGTATTGGAGCTAGAGTATGGACAAAACCCGATCTTCTACCTCATCTACCCCCccttttcagttattttttggaacagcccattCTACATATAACATGTCACCCTCTGTATACACATTCCGTGtcaaaaatcacataatttctaCACAACGACAACATTTGATGGCATGATTCTGTTCTAAAATGTTCGCTTCGAACCttacaacacacaaaaaatactgtaactcGCCCATTTCCCGTCACACAACAGAGTAACACGTATCAAAACAGTCGCCAGTTCAACCCTGCTGGCTACTGCTGGCTACTGCACAGCTCTTATACACaccccaaataaggaaatcctCGGAACCTGCAGGCACGTCCGCCTCACCTCGGCGGCACTCGGAGATTTCCGCCAGCCACGACGTCATTTTGCATCGGAACTGGCGTAACAAgagcttctaaaaaaagctggccataccacctcattgtggtggggatgaatcagttgaagtatagtttgtaaaaagacctaaattgcacaagttttattcagttttatgaagtttggtatgaaataaactgctttcaaagtcagcttcaataaagctttttaaaaaagctgactgGGGCGCATTTGGACGAAATGAAATGAcagtttctgcataaaatatgcccattagactcattagcataaaatatcccaatgagactcattagcataatgtatgtgatgcattcacctttcctaaaggcacctacaaatcaaatatgacatctgtaacatTTATCGTATGGGAtatacaagttcctgcataaattatgcaaaaaaaagACGAAAAAAAAGGGTGAAGAACACGCCAGAAAAAGATATATTTCCTCCTTGtataaaaaacatttttaaaaaaaaggggtTACACCAAGATTTGGACCGGAGACCTTCCAAGCCCCACCATACGCACTAATTTTTTGGTAATATATTTaatatggccatttatgggGATCTGACAGGGCATATAACCACGGATGCCGGCGGAAATGCCCAAATGATGTGGAACGGCTTTTCCGAAGTGAACTACTGGTATGATAGTATATATAACAGTAATGCATTGCGACATATCCCAGTGTTGTTGACATTTTTAACGATTCATGTCCATTACAAAACATTAACTTTCAAAGTAAAACTTTATACTATTTGAGAACCATTCAATCAAAAAACGGATTTTCCAGCCCTTCCTGACTTGATTGTGCGAGTTTCCATGTGCATACGTTACAATAGAACCTTGTCATTGCAGACACATTGTAACCGTACTTACCCCATTATATACAGTTCAATCTCAAAAATTATTTTGCAACACATAGACACAAACAGAAGTAAACAAACCTTACATTTGCCCCAAACAAATTATTTCCCAATAACATAACGACAACACCATCATACACTTCTCAACACTACCTGCATTCATTTCCTCCCACATTGCATACACTACACGCAAACCTGTCCATATTTGCTGACACAGCTAATATTTTTCTCTAGTTTATCATGTACTTTCGCAGCAAGAatggccccttgtaatagcaatagccagtcgggcagccttggctgctgtacattgtacacatccgagtgaataaataaatagaactactgtggaagattagctcatctgttcattgagttcatttgagctaaactgattcgagatcactttccttacTGATAGCCTTTGTTaacggtcaaaggtcaactttatCGGCCACATTGAGCAGTGTCTTGGcaaaataatttttcatgtattctatagGAAAGGGATCTAATGAGCAATGAGAGTGTAAGTACAATAAAAAGTGGAATGcaaaacttgaccttcatcacTGAATGAATTGGTCGTATTTTTTCCTGTTATATATTGATTCCTTTTATATGCTTTATACAATAATATGTTTGAACAATGTTTAACTTTATGCTTCTACTAGTACTGGCTTTTGATGCAGGAATGTTTGGTGAGATTCTGCTACataatttgatatgatatttttaCTGCTATATATTCCTAGCCTTGAGTCCAGCCTTGTCAATTAGCTTTCGTCCGCAACCCAAGATTTCGTCCGGAGCTTGGGAAGCGAaggaaagctaataaggctagACTCCTGGCTAATGTATTCCCTCAGTTCATGACTTTTATAACAGTATGTGGTAATAGTTTTAACACTGTTATATTGTGTTCTTCTACAGGGTTTGGATGAAGgcatgtttggggagatcctgagttacatctactcgggaaccctccatgtgtccctggtcaaagtgcagcccctgtaccaggcagccgacctcctccaactggactatgtCAGAGACACCTGCGGCAGCTATATGGCCATAAACGTGGGGCGCTCCACCTGTGTgaacctgtacaagtttgctgaTGTCTTCTCTGTGGACAGTATCCTGAACCGCTGTCTACAGAGGATCTATAGAAACTTTGCTGAGGTCGGTTTTAAATTTTTAAAGTAGGTTACTGCATGCATTTTATGAATTCTCTGGGGGCCCCACTTTTCTGCAAAAGTCGTCAAATCTGTCATGAAAATTTGTTTGTGTCTGAAAATTTGTTGCAAAGTAAagttttatgtattttcttgtgactGTGAAAGGATGCCATCTACAAGCTTTGTAACTTTTATACCATAGCTGCCTCTGAATGATTAAAaactaatgaataaatgaataaatattaaACTTAGTTTGTCATGCTAAATCTTCAATTAAACAAGCTCTTTCCCACAGTACCAGAAATGTACCTATACTCTGCCCCTCCACAGGTTGCCTCCAGTgaggagttctgcagcctgagtgtgaatcagctgactgagatcatcaggcatgatgagctggatgttaaagaggagacaacagtgtgggaggctgtggtgagattgctgcagcacagcagggaggacaggtgggtATCATTGCTTTGTTAGTTCAGCCTAGGCTTACTACAACTAGCCAAAGTCTGTGATAGATGTATGTTCTGTAGGTGCATGTTGCGGTTTTAAGATATAATAAACATAATTGATTAGAAGCTGCTTTGATACCAAGAATTTAGCTGAACCAACCCCTACTCTGTACTCTACAGACTGcaccacctacccagcatcctccctcacatccgcttcaacctgctgacctcagaCGACACGGCAGCCATATTGGAACACCCCCTGGTCAGGGAGGATCCTGGGAGTTCTGAGATCATCAGGAGTGTGGTACAGAAAGGGGACCCCAACCTGAAGCCGAGGCTTGGGATGACCACAGAAATGGTTTTGCTGTCTAATACGGAGTAtgcaattcctttttttttactttttaggTTCAGAGCAATCCTTTCATGATGCCATTTCACATTTTGTTGTTCTGCAATACCTATTTCCACTGTATCAGTCATATAGGTATACTTGGCACCTAATTCCAACGTAGAATAGAGCATTTTCTTAAGGGGCTGTAGGACTAGATTTTGTACATGATATCTGTGCCTGCTACTGTGATTTTGCGTTATCGCAGAGAAATAGGTACGAGTTTCCTGTCCAGTTTTATAGACAGTTTGCAATATCTTCTGTTCTCTCAAGGAATGAAGATGAGCTGCTCTTCATGAACCCTCGGCAAGGGAAGTACATCACCTGCAGTTACAAGCATGAAGACCTTCCTGCTGACACAGCAATGATAGTCACCAGTAACAACAACATTTGCATACTGACTGGGGTAGAGGAGTTATCCATTTTAAGTACAACCATGCAGAAAATATTTGGGAACGTGCTGGTATGTCTTCAGTATCTGAGTTCCCCAGAGAATACTTTGGTATGGATTCTTACTGTGATGAGTTCCTCGTTGAAGTCGATCAGATTTTATATTACGTTGTTGCTGATCTAGACGAAGGCATGGCACTGGTGCAGATGAGAAAGTACAACCGGCACACGGACCAGTGGCAGGAGTGTACACAACTGCAATCTAATGGAGTTGGAAAATTAGGCCCCGTGTTGTCCTGCGGCCCAAATATCTATTTCATTATGAACTTAGCAATGCATTGCTACGACCCAAGCCAGGACCGTTGGTGCAAGCGTACCCCACCAATGGTTATTCCTGAAGTCTGCATAGCCGTTGCCATGGGAAGAGAGATTATCTGCACAAATTTTGACTTAAGTCATACTATGGTGTATGACACAGAGAAAGACCACCGGCAGAAACTGCAAGGCTTGCCAAACCCAGGAACACTCTCTATTAGTACTGTTCCCTGTCTGTTTGTAATGGAGAACCAGCTGCACATATCGTTAGAAACCAACGACACTGTGAAACAAGAGCAATCGCTGGACTAtctagtatatgtgtatgacAGGTCTGCTGATGCCTGGAAAGACTTGAAGGCCACCCTGCCTAATAAGACACATTATGTGGATTATCCTTATTGCGCAGTTGCACGTATGTACCTACCATATCTTAGGGGATCATAAAATACATCACGTCTATAAAAGTTCTAACACTTTTCACGTCCAGGATAAGGGCTACACAGCTCGAAGGACTGTTTGATAACATATTTGTATAGATCTTGGGTTTTGCTGAATGCCTCAACAAACTTAATGGGAGCGGTATTGTCttagatttcatactttgaagtAGCATTTTTGTCTTTGACAGAAACTTCATTATAGTTGAAGGGCGTCTTTCCGTGACCGACTTTTTATTTCTGTGTCTTAAACTCAATCAGCAGTAATTACCAGACATTTATAAAGCTTTGACAATTAGTGTACATATATTCCCATTTTAGAGACTTTGTTTCCCCTGTGGTGTTACTACGTTTTATACGACTTTTACATTTAGTTGTTTTATTATTCTATTTGTTATTCgtgttttttgttgcttttttcgTGTCGTGTGTTTAATTTTGTAGTTGTTAATCACTTAGTATGTTAGCCTCACTAATCGTGCTTCTAGCAGCCCTCCAACTGGGCAGGTCGCTTATAGAGTCTAGGACACTTAATGTTTGTGTCACACGAACTATTCAcgttatttgttattttgcataAAATCCAATTTCAAAGCTACACCCATCCATGTAGATTATACTAGTTAATATGTTTCAACATGCGATGTAtgccatttttacattttgttaaCAAGGAATAATAAAGTGCTTTTCTCTTTGGGGCCAATTGTAATAGTTATGAGGTTGTTTGCAAAGATATATACTAACAGTCGGAACGTTAGTACCAACGTAAGCCATCAGCAAGCCAAATACCTGATAATGTTATCTAAATCACTACGTAAATTCACATCCGGCAAAGACGTGCTAACTTGCCAAAAAACTTTTGATAATTCCTTCAACTcctggaaaatattttcaaaccaaCACCAGCACCCAGGTCAAAAGCATGTACAACAGAACCTTGGTCGCAACTTTTCCTACCGAATCATTTTTGGCCGTGTGTCggaacatttacaatgtacatacatgtagtttcagatAAAGGGCATTCGCGGCATAAGGATTTTGGAACATaaggatttcggaacatagggcggttACCAAAATGATTTACGTATTTATGTATGCATTCTATTTTGAACTctgaactttattcacctttgaagcggTGGCACATCGGCAGCGCCGAGTGCTAAGAGTACATAATTAACGCAGATCGAGATTACATAGGGCATTAGGTAACCAATATTTAAAATCTAGTGGAGACTATCGAGGAGTGATAAATTAAATCAACAGTATTAGCTGGTGCATGGAAACCAATGAAGTTCTTAGAAGTAATAATATAGCAGTAAATAAAAGATAGATAAAATGAAAGCAGATAAATGGTAAACCTTAACTAACGTTACCATACCTTACTGAACAGGAGACAATGGAATTTATATAAACGATATGAGATAAAAACAAACCAAATTGATATAAATGATAATACATATCTGCAGAGGGAAGTATGATAAAGTGTCAGCTGGGTGGCAAGTGGATTACTTATTATCACCATAGTTGTTTGAGGGGGCCAGATGAAAATGATATAAATAATAACAGAGGAGTCTTGGCAGTAGTCTGGGTGTAAACAAGTGGTGGGAAGAGCCTTaacggaggggggggggggggggggttacatgTTACTGCGGTTTAAGGATATGATGTTACATAGTAACTGATAACAAATGGTCTACATATTAAGCAACATAGCTggtttttagacaatcaattgaaaataataaaatcacaTGATGTGGATAAAGTGGGTACATAGATGTAAAGTAACATAAAACTGAACTTAAAAACTGCAGTGAAGTGGAGATGGAACACAGTTGGCATTAACATTAACTTGTGGTGTTGCAGCTCCTTGCAAGCCATGCGTTGTGGATGTACCTCTTAGCAAGCACATCAATGATTGTATCCCATGGACCCTTGTATCCTAagagtagattttttttcttttcatttcggTGTTACTAAATGTAAATGCTTCCCATAGAAAAACTCCTCCTGCCTGTGTGAGTTCTGTTTCAAGGTTGGTGAATAGGGAGACTCTTTCTCTGGTATATTTAGGACATATGAATAGGAAATGATGTACTGATTCTTCCCGATGTTGCAGTTGGTACACTTTCCATTTCCTTTGTATTGTTTCAAGGATAGTCTCCTACCTTCTAGTTCTAAAACTTCTGCTCTGGCTTTGAACCTTAGCATACTTCTCTCTGTGTTTGTGGAGTCTTTTAGATAGTCTTCGAATTTGGGCTCATGCTTGTTACTGATCAAAGTTTGTTTACTAGTCTAGAGGTCATGATGTTTAAGAAGGTGTCTTTCAGTTGGGCGGTATGTATTCAGAATTCTTAGTGTTTGTTTATCGGTGAGTGATTACACCATATGTGGTCCAGTTCTATAGATATGAGAAGATTTTTAATGTGTTGTAAGATGAAGGTAGAACCCTTATTGCTACATTATGTAGGTAATCAGTGTAAGACTATGTGACCCTTGACCCGGGGTCATGCCAtcgtcatcaacatggctgccgctGACAAAGAACCCCACGCCAGCGCAGATCGTCCTCGTTCCTACCAAGACGAGAGCTATCTGCAcgggtttcttggaactgtTGGCGACTTACAAAAGgctggggtactgcaggatgtcgtcctcgaagtcgagggccggcggtttccctgccatcggcttgttctgtccgcggccagctCCTACTTCAGGgggtaacaggtcaactcgccccaagtccaactcgccccaaaaatttactaccaactcgccccaaattacGGCTTATCAAACTTGGTTTCACACGCATATATCCCACTTCTAAATATTAATTGACATGTTAAGCAAGCCTTGTGACtctgatttcaactttctcttCTCTGGTCGGCATTTAATGCCGATGGATGCAGGAAGCGCCGGCGGACCATGTTGTATGTCGGCCCGCCGGGTTCACCGGGACCTGCGCCCGCTCAAAGTAATCTCAAGCATGGCTCAATGCTCACTCAAGTTATTATTCAAGTTTATGCTTCAAGATGCTTATTTTCCTAGCACAGCAGTCTTTTGGATCGCCATGCTTGAGACTAGAACTAGCGGCCGTGCACGGTGTCATGGCGGGCCGACATGCCGACCGGGTCCGCCAGTGAATACCGATCGCGAGTTCGTTGCTAAAAATTATACGTCAAAAATAGTTAAATTAGAGTCAGAAGGTTTGTTAGCATGTAAAGCAATATTTACAAGTAGGAttcatgcatataaaaccagTGTAAAACCAATTTTGATAAGTtctaatttggggcgagttggtagtaaatagttggggcgagttgactaggattccttcagggccatgtttacaagtgacatggcggaaagtcggcaAAAGACTgttgttttacaggtagggTTAGCTAGATGTGTGATTAGAATAGAGAAAAACGGGACATTTTGAACATGCTTTGTATCGCAGacaacgtgaaaaaaacaaccaaaactTTCCTATGAATAAATGTCCCctacatgcccccctccccacgtaaATAACATCTGTTCGGTATAAGGGCGTAAAAGGTCAACTTTGTCGGCATTTTCTGGCCCTTTTTTTCGTTAATAAAACAGATTGAATGTGCAAATTTAATGTAGCATTAGATAAAAAATAGAAAGAAATAGCATGTGACATGTTTTCCTGCTATATATTCCCTGATGCCTTATTAATATAATTAGTATGTGGTCTCTCGCTGGGATGCCCACCCCAGAGTGATTccaagacaactcggcccctgggacaactcggcccctagtcaatcaggacaactcggcccctaggccgggacaactcggcccctaggccgggacaactcggcaccttacTTACTGAGCAcataatatgtgtatgtttgaagaAGATTGGTAATGTTATCGATGTTTATATATAGCTAGAAGCCTCACTACTATAATTTTAACTTCTTATTTTTTGTGCTCGGCAGGAATTCTATTGCGGCGGCGTACTTTGGAGGTGCGCCAGCGGGGCCAATCGCCTTGTCGCCCGCCGagtctacgaaaaccacgccttccgcactggtattccagtgctgaatcaacggacgaatcggcctcagcactggttttccagtgctgacgaaaattcagcactggttttccagtgctgaagaaagttcagcactcgttttccagtgctgaagaaagttcagcactcgttttccggtgctgaatcgctgtattccagtgctgagtttctttcagcactcgttttccagtgctgaaacttttctcagcactcgttttccagtgctgaatggagttcggcactcggttaccagtgctaAATGaagttcggcactcggttaccagtgctgaatgcgcgacagagcggcggtgccaggtcacgggtcatgtcaaaggtgattcagcactggttacccagtgctgaaatcgccgtcagcactggaaccgagtgctgatgtacaaaaaccacgctttcagcactggatttaccagtgctcggggacaattcagcactggaaaacgagtgctgaaaaatccccagcactggaaaacgagtgctgaaaaaaactcagcactggaaaacgagtgctaaaaaaaactcagcactagaaaacgagtgctgaagtgttttcagcactggaacgtttTTTTTACCAGTGCTGAGAGAAGAATAGTCGTAAGAAGTGCCGCATGGTCACTTAAACTTACGtactttgtgattcatttagaataaacaatgaccaactttattccgacacaattttgtcattttgttcattgtgtaattgtataatagatataggtatgagggatgtgttacaaataaagaactttatttctttctttctggtctgACACCAGTTCACCAGTTTATTTACG carries:
- the LOC136438103 gene encoding kelch repeat and BTB domain-containing protein 2-like, which encodes MAAADQEPHASAVRPRSYQDESYLHGFLGTVGDLQKAGVLQDVVLEVEGRRFPCHRLVLSAASPYFRAMFTSDMAESRQKTVVLQGLDEGMFGEILSYIYSGTLHVSLVKVQPLYQAADLLQLDYVRDTCGSYMAINVGRSTCVNLYKFADVFSVDSILNRCLQRIYRNFAEVASSEEFCSLSVNQLTEIIRHDELDVKEETTVWEAVVRLLQHSREDRLHHLPSILPHIRFNLLTSDDTAAILEHPLVREDPGSSEIIRSVVQKGDPNLKPRLGMTTEMVLLSNTENEDELLFMNPRQGKYITCSYKHEDLPADTAMIVTSNNNICILTGVEELSILSTTMQKIFGNVLVCLQYLSSPENTLVWILTVMSSSLKSIRFYITLLLI